One genomic window of Sarcophilus harrisii chromosome X, mSarHar1.11, whole genome shotgun sequence includes the following:
- the LOC116420390 gene encoding uncharacterized protein LOC116420390 isoform X3 has protein sequence MRWRSSAAQQGVLFQRQLQDIMDSHIFYAVDSYSEWNSSLYLLLLDFVESALAAFICTAGGLPPKTSPGHGLPQTNSLENLGNLQDNRYFAIVKEADTWLEERGGAVAAFICTAGGLLPNTAPGHVPGASELKVLPAYVSSGFPRNNPLKQLGKLQQNSRGCLGGLHLYSRGSSSKDSSKTWSPSDTWIGKPWKQLI, from the exons ATGCGGTGGCGTTCTTCAGCTGCACAGCAGGGGGTCCTCTTCCAAAGACAACTCCAGGACATC atggattcccacatattttatgctgtcgacagttattctgaatggaattcctctttgtatctcttgctgttggattttgttg AGAGTGCCTTGGCGGCCTTCATCTGCACTGCAGGGGGTCTTCCTCCCAAGACATCTCCAGGACATG GTCTCCCTCAGACAAATTCATTGGAAAACTTGGGAAACCTTCAAGATAACAGGTATTTTGCCATAGTCAAAGAAGCTGACACTTGGCTTGAAGAAAGGG GGGGTGCTGTGGCGGCCTTCATCTGTACAGCAGGGGGTCTTCTTCCAAACACAGCTCCAGGACATG TACCAGGAGCATCAGAGCTCAAAGTTCTCCCTGCATACGTGTCCTCAGGTTTCCCTCGGAATAACCCTTTGAAACAGCTGGGAAAGCTTCAGCAGAACAGCAG AGGGTGCCTTGGCGGCCTTCATCTGTACAGCAGGGGGTCCTCCTCCAAAGACAGCTCCAAGACATG
- the LOC116420390 gene encoding uncharacterized protein LOC116420390 isoform X1, with protein sequence MRWRSSAAQQGVLFQRQLQDIMDSHIFYAVDSYSEWNSSLYLLLLDFVESALAAFICTAGGLPPKTSPGHGLPQTNSLENLGNLQDNRYFAIVKEADTWLEERGGAVAAFICTAGGLLPNTAPGHVPGASELKVLPAYVSSGFPRNNPLKQLGKLQQNSRGCLGGLHLYSRGSSSKDSSKTWSCSWRSCPGSSIAEQGLLLIQKAPKLGE encoded by the exons ATGCGGTGGCGTTCTTCAGCTGCACAGCAGGGGGTCCTCTTCCAAAGACAACTCCAGGACATC atggattcccacatattttatgctgtcgacagttattctgaatggaattcctctttgtatctcttgctgttggattttgttg AGAGTGCCTTGGCGGCCTTCATCTGCACTGCAGGGGGTCTTCCTCCCAAGACATCTCCAGGACATG GTCTCCCTCAGACAAATTCATTGGAAAACTTGGGAAACCTTCAAGATAACAGGTATTTTGCCATAGTCAAAGAAGCTGACACTTGGCTTGAAGAAAGGG GGGGTGCTGTGGCGGCCTTCATCTGTACAGCAGGGGGTCTTCTTCCAAACACAGCTCCAGGACATG TACCAGGAGCATCAGAGCTCAAAGTTCTCCCTGCATACGTGTCCTCAGGTTTCCCTCGGAATAACCCTTTGAAACAGCTGGGAAAGCTTCAGCAGAACAGCAG AGGGTGCCTTGGCGGCCTTCATCTGTACAGCAGGGGGTCCTCCTCCAAAGACAGCTCCAAGACATG GTCTTGTTCCTGGCGTTCATGCCCAGGGTCCTCAATTGCAGAACAGGGGCTGCTCCTTATACAGAAAGCTCCCAAACTTGGAGAGTGA
- the LOC116420390 gene encoding uncharacterized protein LOC116420390 isoform X2 — translation MRWRSSAAQQGVLFQRQLQDIMDSHIFYAVDSYSEWNSSLYLLLLDFVESALAAFICTAGGLPPKTSPGHGLPQTNSLENLGNLQDNRYFAIVKEADTWLEERGGAVAAFICTAGGLLPNTAPGHVPGASELKVLPAYVSSGFPRNNPLKQLGKLQQNSRGCSGGLHLHSRGSFPNNSSMIWFCSQSSWPSTAQNGILLM, via the exons ATGCGGTGGCGTTCTTCAGCTGCACAGCAGGGGGTCCTCTTCCAAAGACAACTCCAGGACATC atggattcccacatattttatgctgtcgacagttattctgaatggaattcctctttgtatctcttgctgttggattttgttg AGAGTGCCTTGGCGGCCTTCATCTGCACTGCAGGGGGTCTTCCTCCCAAGACATCTCCAGGACATG GTCTCCCTCAGACAAATTCATTGGAAAACTTGGGAAACCTTCAAGATAACAGGTATTTTGCCATAGTCAAAGAAGCTGACACTTGGCTTGAAGAAAGGG GGGGTGCTGTGGCGGCCTTCATCTGTACAGCAGGGGGTCTTCTTCCAAACACAGCTCCAGGACATG TACCAGGAGCATCAGAGCTCAAAGTTCTCCCTGCATACGTGTCCTCAGGTTTCCCTCGGAATAACCCTTTGAAACAGCTGGGAAAGCTTCAGCAGAACAGCAG AGGGTGCAGTGGCGGCCTTCATCTCCACAGCAGAGGGTCCTTCCCCAACAACAGCTCCATGATCTG GTTTTGTTCCCAGAGTTCCTGGCCCTCTACTGCACAGAATGGCATCCTCCTTATGTAG